A genomic window from Syngnathus typhle isolate RoL2023-S1 ecotype Sweden linkage group LG18, RoL_Styp_1.0, whole genome shotgun sequence includes:
- the si:ch73-103b11.2 gene encoding protein outspread isoform X6, whose amino-acid sequence MSVKENPCRKFQANIFNKSKCQNCFKPRESHLLNDEDLNQAKPIYGGWLLLAPEGTNFDNPLHRSRKWQRRFFILYEHGLLRYALDEMPSTLPQGTINMNQCSDVIDGESRTGQKNSLCILTPDKEHFIRAECKEIINGWQEVLTVYPRTNKQNQKKKRKVDPPTQQQRGQCLSTKDMNGHPEPGPAKVTVTSGGGGSLPSGIAGAERVPMSRATLWQEENRWSRATIPCSRSASCLSQLGQSQPDSTVTTQDDGGMMSSGRKVRVESGYFSLEKTKSEPSPKSAQNSQPAQPPQQLPLSSSTSSCSLGAPGHRRSQVIGRFKEERMDTSGSSEPSSDVTRVQRQGRSERRYLAFKPDTSSSEAGNERSVPDVSVSTFANLRRAKSLDRRVTESSMTPDLLNFKKGWMTKLYEDGMWKKHWFVLTDQSLRYYKDSIAEEASEVDGEIDLSTCYDVKEFPVQRNYGFQILCAEGACTLSAMTSGIRRNWIQAIMKNARPTVAPDVTRKNISLKLSVLKPRSVSEEKIQTQVLLEPCQQVKPEPSPCPGGPPDPDGPRQPTDNGAATPPSEARKSRVRERRREGRSKTFDWSEFKTEKKDKPANERADTVDHGSSLSATASRCSVSSSPVATSALQTRRVSDACPASTTEDNNASHLPNPVLVTSTLNTVSPAQPSLPDRQELGRMEVDRNEDGSGVKEEIEQRWHQVETTPLREEKQVPISTTTHNSDADRLPAHELAALLDKELGQKQKELDQLQRQNNLLKEQLEDALGREQSARDGYVLQSATPPTFSPWQHLHKLNQDLQGELESQKRKQDLAHQQIKTLKRSYTQAQSAADRHEADIQALQSKLASALAEISASEQAVARMRNELKLEQERSKEQEEEYGRSEATLRAQLKDSESRLREVEASLLERNQALRELEHQQALQRDHLREIQRLQDKLQEVTARLAATEEGQALKDERLRKEQLGLQECHERERQNLCRRLAEAESTQKEMEVRLGEAQQQVEALLRGRRGSAAIERNEELLKLQEELTQKSNTSEALRESVRRLEEERALLTRRCQELLNQIAEADREVNKLRERLRGEEADYCSLENSYERATREFQRISQFLREKEEEIRQTKETYERLMKRKEEDLKEALVKMTALGNSLEETEQKLQAKEDLLCRMTQPVEPDGAEQNLKAKLALAENRIAELERHLDALQLGYADLQLRRKHVQEQSPRGSLIPDEESPQSKTEDADEESRAKKPRIRFSNIQCQKYNYPDDCHNDDVNQTDFDSTPALCSPDTAFPHPSDSEKFISIVRALETKLLATEEKLKNLTRNLQERRSTHAEDQKTVQKDPLGCDHSGGSQITDPYAKALLCVETSRQKVKAFLSGSHDNSESQLHSLSQVEKELLSASAYIRHGQKTLEEVSLYGPQMQTAEALDQEAIHLFAKTLSFEALVLNKMASLLQTSESDLLQTLSAVWEDAEDIQSADCLAIVYADVLSRKLTLEAELRKEPEREATPRDGAKSQDVTAEPDVNATAVFNSVIKAEVSYSIRNLKLGYEEKVRLLQGQLAEAHRKLRERETALKAIIDASKRSDLKSVIKEVKSNFGSGKQKLADICPPELAPYAEQIQSQEARDLAEKILERHLDGVDSAESLQSAHRGLAAELRQQAEKLHEYAQEIQNTGKHPELAKMLSALFGPGTSHLFTSTSLCMREALIQAQVAYVACRLRWAHRRNVARCERTQQSMDALVQQHARSVRAIQEKYQTSLQRERHHLEQALEQLQKENATLKEEVGQRSTQLSKQQEQLAQLGEHFHIQVEELEHKHREELRRAEKDHTATELALSEAAVDSRQQLKDLLADMDVMKERHQSHVKTIQADFEQRIAGLRRIYEDQIVTVRSPMEEEEEGGAAKSEGQTVVLLRDRIQELETQMNTMRDELESKHLEGDVASLRAKYQRDLESLKATCERGFAAMEETHHKVVEDLQRQHQREISKLMEERERLLAEETAATIAAIEAMKNAHKEELEKNQRSQLSGLNSDIDELRLQYEEELQSIQRELEVLSEQYSQKCLENAHLAQALEAERQALRQCQRENQELNAHNQELNNRLSAEITRMRSSFSGETALSPTTQGKDVYELEVLLRIKESEIQYLKQEIHSLKDELQSALRDKKYTTDKYKDIYTELSIVKAKADCDIGKLKEKLLIATEALGERSVDGTVTSGYDIMKSKSNPDFTKKEQTTNSKPSRGVRSKSLKEGLSVQERMKLFEAKDSKNI is encoded by the exons ATGTCAGTCAAAGAGAACCCCTGTAGGAAATTCCAAGCCAACATTTTTAATAAGAGCAAATGTCAAAATTGTTTTAAGCCTCGAGAATCTCACCTGCTCAACGACGAAGACCTCAACCAG GCGAAGCCTATTTATGGAGGATGGTTGCTGCTCGCGCCAGAGGGGACCAATTTTGACAATCCCTTACACAGATCTCGG AAATGGCAAAGGAGGTTTTTCATCCTTTACGAGCACGGCTTACTCCGCTACGCTCTGGACGAAATG CCCAGCACTCTTCCCCAGGGCACCATCAATATGAACCAGTGCTCCGATGTCATCGACGGAGAGTCCAGGACGGGTCAGAAGAACTCCTTGTGCATCCTAACCCCTGACAAGGAGCACTTCATTCGAGCCGAGTGTAAAGAAATCATTAACGG ATGGCAGGAAGTTCTGACCGTGTACCCCAGAACGAACAAGCAGAATCAGAAGAAGAAGCGCAAGGTGGATCCGCCCACTCAGCAG CAGAGGGGGCAGTGTTTATCCACCAAGGACATGAATGGACATCCA GAACCGGGTCCGGCCAAGGTGACGGTGACCAGTGGCGGCGGAGGCAGCCTGCCCAGCGGCATCGCCGGCGCCGAGCGCGTCCCGATGAGCCGGGCCACTTTGTGGCAGGAGGAGAACCGCTGGAGTCGGGCCACCATCCCCTGTAGCCGCAGCGCCTCCTGTCTTAGCCAGCTGGGCCAGAGCCAGCCCGACTCCACCGTCACTACTCAAGATG ATGGTGGAATGATGAGCAGCGGACGCAAAGTACGGGTGGAGAGCGGTTACTTTTCCCTGGAAAAGACCAAGTCGGAGCCTTCTCCAAAATCCGCACAGAATTCCCAACCAGCGCAGCCACCCCAGCAACTCCCCCTGTCCTCGTCCACCTCCTCCTGTTCCTTAGGAGCTCCCGGTCACAG ACGTTCGCAAGTCATCGGCCGATTCAAGGAGGAGCGGATGGACACGAGCGGCTCCAGCGAACCGTCATCAGACGTCACCCGCGTGCAGCGACAAGGCCGCAGCGAGAGACGCTATCTGGCCTTCAAACCC GACACGTCGTCATCGGAAGCCGGGAATGAGCGCTCGGTCCCGGACGTGTCCGTCTCCACTTTTGCAAACTTAAGAAGAGCCAAATCGCTTGACCGCAGAGTCACCGAGTCCTCCATGACT CCCGATCTGCTGAACTTCAAAAAAGGATGGATGACCAAGCTCTATGAAGATGGAATG TGGAAGAAACACTGGTTTGTCCTCACAGATCAGAGTCTGCGCTACTACAAGGACTCCATAGCTGAAGAG GCTTCCGAAGTGGACGGCGAGATTGATCTTTCCACATGTTACGATGTCAAGGAATTCCCTGTCCAGAGGAATTATGGCTTCCAAATCCTG TGTGCAGAAGGCGCGTGCACCCTCTCAGCCATGACCTCCGGAATCCGCCGCAACTGGATCCAGGCCATTATGAAGAACGCTCGACCCACCGTCGCCCCCGACGTCACTCG GAAAAACATCTCACTGAAACTGTCGGTTCTGAAGCCCAG ATCTGTCTCCGAGGAGAAAATACAAACGCAGGTGCTGCTGGAGCCGTGTCAACAGGTCAAGCCCGAGCCGAGCCCCTGTCCCGGCGGGCCCCCCGATCCCGACGGCCCCAGGCAGCCCACGGACAACGGGGCCGCCACGCCTCCCTCGGAAGCGCGGAAAAGCAGAGTTCGCGAGCGCAGACGGGAAGGCCGCTCCAAGACATTTGACTGGTCCGAGTTCAAAACCGAAAAGAAAGACAAGCCGGCCAACGAGCGAGCGGACACTGTCGACCACGGCTCGTCACTTTCCGCCACCGCATCCCGCTGCTCCGTTTCCTCCTCCCCAGTCGCTACCTCGGCCCTGCAAACCCGCCGTGTATCGGACGCCTGCCCCGCCTCCACGACAGAAGATAACAACGCGAGCCACTTGCCGAATCCCGTTCTGGTCACTTCCACCTTGAACACCGTCTCTCCCGCGCAACCGTCCTTACCTGATCGACAAGAGCTAGGGCGGATGGAGGTGGACCGCAACGAAGATGGGTCGGGCGTGAAGGAGGAGATCGAGCAGCGGTGGCACCAGGTGGAGACCACACCGCTAAGAGAGGAGAAGCAAGTGCCCATCAGCACCACGACACACAATTCCGACGCTGACAGACTGCCCGCGCACGAGTTGGCTGCACTGCTGGACAAAGAg TTGGGACAGAAGCAAAAAGAGCTGGACCAACTTCAGAGACAGAACAATTTGTTAAAGGAGCAGCTGGAAGACGCGCTGGGAAGAGAGCAAAGTGCTCGAGATGGCTACGTCCTGCAG AGTGCCACACCCCCCACCTTCTCGCCATGGCAACACTTGCACAAGCTGAACCAAGACTTGCAGGGCGAGTTAGAGTCCCAAAAGCGCAAGCAAGACCTCGCTCACCAGCAGATCAAAACACTCAAACGGAGCTACACCCAAGCCCAGAGCGCCGCCGACCGCCACGAGGCGGATATTCAAGCCCTGCAGTCCAAGCTGGCGTCCGCCTTGGCTGAAATCTCAGCCAGCGAACAAGCCGTGGCTCGTATGCGCAATGAGCTCAAGCTGGAGCAAGAGCGATCCAAGGAGCAAGAAGAGGAATACGGACGCAGCGAAGCCACCTTGCGAGCCCAGCTCAAAGACAGCGAAAGCAGACTCCGTGAGGTGGAGGCCAGCCTTTTAGAGAGGAACCAGGCCCTCCGGGAGCTGGAGCACCAGCAGGCCCTGCAGCGAGACCACCTGAGAGAAATCCAGAGGTTACAGGATAAACTGCAAGAGGTGACCGCACGACTGGCCGCCACAGAAGAAGGGCAGGCGTTGAAGGACGAGCGCCTGAGAAAGGAGCAGCTTGGCCTTCAAGAATGCCACGAGAGGGAAAGACAGAATCTGTGCAGGAGGTTAGCTGAAGCGGAGAGCACGCAGAAGGAAATGGAGGTCAGACTAGGGGAGGCCCAACAGCAGGTGGAGGCCCTGTTAAGGGGCCGGCGGGGCTCGGCGGCAATCGAGCGCAATGAGGAATTGCTCAAGTTGCAGGAAGAGCTCACCCAAAAGAGCAATACGTCGGAGGCCCTGAGAGAGAGCGTCCGTCGACTGGAAGAAGAGAGAGCTCTGCTCACGCGCCGTTGTCAGGAGCTCCTCAACCAGATTGCCGAGGCGGACCGGGAGGTCAACAAACTCCGCGAGCGCCTCCGAGGCGAAGAGGCGGATTATTGCTCTCTGGAAAACTCGTACGAGAGGGCCACCCGGGAGTTTCAGAGGATCAGCCAATTCCTCCGGGAAAAAGAGGAGGAGATCCGTCAGACTAAGGAAACGTACGAACGGCTGATGAAGCGCAAAGAGGAGGACTTGAAAGAGGCTCTGGTTAAAATGACCGCGCTGGGCAACAGCTTGGAAGAAACGGAACAGAAGCTCCAAGCTAAGGAGGATCTTCTCTGTCGCATGACGCAACCGGTCGAGCCCGACGGCGCTGAGCAAAATCTAAAAGCCAAGCTGGCGCTCGCGGAGAATCGCATCGCCGAACTGGAGCGGCACCTCGACGCGCTGCAGCTCGGCTACGCCGATCTCCAACTCAGGAGGAAACACGTCCAAGAACAGAGCCCGCGGGGAAGTTTGATTCCAGATGAGGAGAGCCCGCAGTCCAAAACAGAGGACGCAGACGAGGAGTCCCGAGCCAAGAAACCGAGAATCCGTTTTTCCAATATTCAGTGCCAAAAGTATAACTACCCGGACGATTGCCATAACGATGATGTTAACCAGACAGACTTTGATTCCACTCCAGCACTTTGCTCCCCCGATACAGCCTTCCCGCATCCCAGTGATTCCGAGAAGTTTATCTCCATCGTACGTGCCCTGGAAACTAAACTGCTTGCCACGGAGGAAAAGCTCAAAAATCTCACTCGAAATCTCCAGGAGCGTCGTTCCACACACGCCGAAGATCAGAAGACGGTCCAAAAGGATCCTTTAGGTTGCGACCACAGCGGCGGCTCTCAGATAACGGATCCTTACGCCAAGGCCCTCCTTTGCGTGGAAACGAGTCGGCAGAAAGTCAAGGCCTTTTTGTCGGGCTCTCACGATAACTCTGAGTCACAGCTTCACTCCTTGTCACAAGTGGAGAAAGAACTTCTCAGCGCATCGGCGTACATCCGCCACGGCCAGAAGACCTTGGAGGAAGTGTCGCTGTACGGCCCTCAAATGCAGACCGCGGAAGCTTTGGATCAAGAAGCAATTCACCTCTTTGCCAAAACGCTGTCTTTCGAAGCGCTCGTTCTGAATAAAATGGCCTCGCTTCTCCAGACGTCCGAGTCGGACCTTCTCCAAACGCTAAGCGCCGTTTGGGAAGACGCGGAGGACATTCAAAGCGCCGATTGTTTAGCAATCGTTTACGCCGACGTCTTGAGCAGAAAGTTGACGTTAGAGGCCGAATTGCGGAAAGAGCCGGAGAGGGAGGCGACACCCCGGGACGGCGCCAAATCGCAAGACGTTACGGCTGAGCCGGACGTCAATGCCACAGCCGTCTTTAATAGCGTCATCAAAGCAGAAGTGTCCTACTCCATTCGAAACCTGAAGCTCGGCTACGAAGAGAAAGTCCGGCTACTTCAAGGGCAGCTGGCCGAAGCCCACCGCAAACTCCGTGAAAGGGAAACGGCCTTGAAAGCCATCATCGACGCATCCAAGAGGTCCGATTTAAAAAGCGTGATCAAAGAAGTCAAGAGCAACTTTGGCTCGGGCAAACAAAAGTTAGCCGACATCTGCCCGCCCGAACTGGCGCCGTACGCCGAGCAGATCCAATCGCAGGAAGCCCGCGACCTGGCCGAAAAAATCCTCGAGCGCCATCTGGACGGCGTCGACTCGGCCGAGTCTCTTCAAAGCGCCCATCGCGGCTTGGCCGCCGAGCTTCGACAACAAGCGGAAAAGCTCCACGAGTACGCTCAAGAAATACAAAACACCGGGAAGCACCCCGAGCTGGCCAAAATGCTCTCTGCGCTTTTCGGGCCCGGGACATCCCACCTTTTCACGAGCACGTCACTTTGCATGCGCGAAGCTCTCATCCAGGCTCAGGTGGCCTACGTGGCGTGCAGGCTGCGATGGGCTCACCGACGAAACGTGGCCCGCTGCGAGCGGACGCAGCAGAGCATGGACGCTCTGGTGCAGCAGCACGCCCGCAGCGTCAGGGCCATTCAAGAGAAATACCAAACATCTCTCCAGCGGGAGCGCCACCACTTAGAGCAGGCCCTGGagcagctccagaaggagaacGCCACCCTCAAGGAGGAAGTGGGCCAACGTTCGACACAACTGTCAAAACAGCAAGAGCAGCTGGCCCAACTGGGGGAACATTTTCACATCCAAGTGGAAGAGCTGGAGCACAAACACCGGGAAGAGCTACGCCGAGCTGAGAAAGACCACACCGCGACAGAGCTGGCTCTCTCGGAGGCGGCAGTGGACAGCCGGCAACAGCTGAAGGacctgctggccgacatggACGTCATGAAGGAGCGGCACCAGAGTCACGTCAAAACGATCCAGGCCGACTTTGAGCAGAGAATCGCCGGGCTTCGGCGGATCTACGAAGACCAGATTGTCACCGTGCGGTCTCCgatggaagaggaggaagaaggcgGGGCGGCCAAGTCCGAGGGGCAGACCGTGGTTCTTCTGAGGGACAGGATCCAGGAACTGGAGACTCAGATGAACACCATGAGGGACGAACTGGAGAGCAAGCACCTGGAAGGAGATGTGGCCAGCCTGAGGGCGAAATACCAGCGAGACCTTGAAAGTCTGAAG GCCACGTGCGAGCGCGGCTTTGCAGCGATGGAGGAGACCCACCACAAGGTGGTTGAAGACCTCCAAAGGCAGCATCAGAGAGAGATCTCCAAACTGATGGAGGAACGAGAGAGGCTCCTGGCTGAGGAGACTGCTGCTACCATTGCTG CTATTGAAGCTATGAAGAATGCACACAAGGAGGAACTGGAGAAGAACCAGCGCTCCCAGCTCAGCGGCCTCAACTCTGATATTGATGAACTTCGATTACAATACGA GGAGGAGCTGCAGTCCATCCAGAGGGAGCTGGAGGTTTTGTCCGAGCAGTATTCTCAGAAATGTCTGGAGAACGCCCACTTGGCTCAGGCCCTGGAGGCCGAGCGGCAGGCCCTCAGGCAGTGCCAGCGAGAGAACCAGGAGCTCAACGCTCACAACCAG GAATTGAATAATCGTCTGAGCGCCGAGATCACGCGGATGCGCTCGTCTTTCAGCGGCGAGACGGCGCTGTCGCCCACCACGCAAGGCAAAGACGTCTACGAACTGGAG GTGCTGCTTCGGATCAAGGAGTCCGAGATTCAGTATCTGAAACAGGAAATCCACTCTTTGAAGGATGAGCTGCAGTCGGCGCTCCGG GACAAGAAGTACACCACGGACAAATATAAAGACATCTATACGGAGCTGAGCATTGTCAAAGCAAAGGCCGACTGCGATATCGGAAAACTGAAGGAGAAGCTGCTCATTGCCACCGAAGCGTTAGGCGAGAGGAGCGTGGACGGGACCGTTACTTCAGGATACG ACATCATGAAATCCAAAAGTAACCCTGACTTCACGAAAAAAGAACAAACGACAAACTCCAAGCCATCCAGGGGTGTCAGGTCAAAG AGCCTGAAAGAGGGACTGAGCGTGCAAGAgcgcatgaagctgtttgaggcAAAAGATTCCAAAAACATCTGA